From a region of the Triticum aestivum cultivar Chinese Spring chromosome 7D, IWGSC CS RefSeq v2.1, whole genome shotgun sequence genome:
- the LOC123169295 gene encoding uncharacterized protein, with the protein MPPGGGGEGGRTGEQRIGEQDHPPATGHECRDEEAASRSPPTPLRPYLAATPVASQNKKMRREDEQQGEEEEPPASFPEDVLVEILSRVPYISLFHFKCVSKQWLALCSAPEIRKRSPQTLSGFFYFSAGWRFQNLSGKDPPIVDPNLRFLRGSYKYFSIQ; encoded by the exons ATGCctccaggaggaggaggagaaggaggacgaaCGGGCGAACAAAGAATCGGGGAGCAGGACCACCCGCCGGCGACTGGCCACGAGTGCCGCGACGAGGAGGCCGCATCccgctcgccgccgacgccgttgcggccttacctcgccgccactccggTCGCCTCTCAG AACAAGAAGATGAGGCGGGAGGATGAGcagcagggggaggaggaggagcccccgGCGAGCTTCCCGGAGGACGTTCTCGTCGAGATCCTTTCTCGGGTGCCCTACATCTCGCTCTTCCACTTCAAGTGCGTGTCCAAACAATGGCTCGCCCTCTGTTCTGCCCCCGAAATTCGCAAGAGGTCGCCGCAGACCTTGTCTGGCTTCTTCTACTTCAGTGCCGGTTGGCGTTTCCAGAATTTGTCTGGGAAAGATCCTCCCATCGTCGACCCCAATCTCCGTTTCTTACGCGGCAGCTATAAGTATTTCAGCATCCAATAG
- the LOC123165472 gene encoding F-box protein At5g49610 has product MPPGGGGGGGGTGELRFGEQDLPTATGHESRDEEAASRSPPTPLLPYLAVTPVASQNKKMGREDEQQGEEETPASFFPEDVLVEILSRVPYVSLFHFKCVSKQWLALCSAPEIRKRSPQTLSGFFYFSAGWRFQNLSGESPPIVDSNLCFLRGSYKFFSIRQCSTSLLLCKCWKSCHPRQRSWNFVPNPEPGQCFKWPEAKEFDYVVCNPATQQWTVLPPIELPDDLSRFSLGKYFLSFAPATPSRFVVFVPLDTYYAYGLSAAMIYSSETGGWTSMQSQLDCTTYLVSDSESTFLNGIMHFPTSSSSIVTVEMKTNAWKKIEMPPRMPNNYGRASIGQSQGRLHVWEENKEGCQLSIWVLENYDSGQWTLKCTINCFKLFGRDCCKNNEYYSMFAIHPECNLIFLADGNDKILSYNMDNQKVHVICASEDFFNGLPLCLLPYIPCFAEWTSNGQ; this is encoded by the exons ATGCctcctggaggaggaggaggaggaggaggaacgggCGAACTAAGATTCGGGGAGCAGGACCTCCCAACGGCGACTGGCCACGAGTCCCGCGACGAGGAGGCCGCATCccgctcgccgccgacgccgttgcTGCCTTACCTCGCCGTCACTCCCGTCGCCTCTCAG AACAAGAAGATGGGGCGGGAGGATGAGCAACAGGGAGAGGAGGAGACCCCGGCGAGCTTCTTCCCGGAGGACGTTCTCGTCGAGATCCTGTCGCGGGTGCCCTACGTCTCGCTCTTCCACTTCAAGTGCGTGTCCAAACAATGGCTCGCCCTCTGCTCTGCCCCCGAAATTCGCAAGAGGTCGCCGCAGACCTTGTCTGGCTTCTTCTACTTCAGTGCCGGTTGGCGTTTCCAGAATTTGTCCGGGGAAAGTCCTCCCATCGTCGACTCCAATCTCTGTTTCCTACGCGGCAGCTATAAATTTTTCAGCATCAGGCAATGCAGCACCAGCCTTCTCCTTTGCAAATGCTGGAAATCGTGCCATCCTAGGCAACGCAGTTGGAATTTCGTCCCGAATCCAGAGCCCGGGCAATGTTTCAAATGGCCCGAGGCTAAGGAGTTTGATTATGTTGTCTGCAATCCTGCTACTCAGCAGTGGACTGTGTTGCCTCCTATAGAATTGCCTGACGACCTTTCGCGTTTCAGCCTAGGCAAATACTTCTTGAGCTTTGCCCCGGCCACCCCGTCCCGCTTTGTGGTGTTTGTGCCCCTGGACACATATTATGCATATGGCCTGTCCGCAGCCATGATCTACTCATCGGAAACTGGAGGGTGGACTTCCATGCAGAGTCAGCTTGATTGCACTACATATTTGGTTAGTGATTCAGAAAGCACCTTCCTAAATGGCATTATGCATTTCCCCACTTCATCTTCGTCAATAGTCACAGTGGAAATGAAAACGAATGCTTGGAAGAAAATTGAAATGCCACCTCGCATGCCAAACAACTATGGCCGTGCTTCCATTGGGCAGTCACAGGGACGCCTGCATGTTTGGGAAGAGAATAAAGAGGGTTGCCAACTCTCTATTTGGGTTCTTGAGAATTATGACAGTGGACAGTGGACCCTAAAGTGTACCATTAACTGTTTTAAACTGTTTGGAAGGGATTGTTGCAAAAACAATGAGTACTACTCGATGTTTGCAATTCATCCAGAATGTAATTTGATTTTCCTTGCTGATGGAAATGACAAGATATTATCATACAACATGGATAATCAGAAAGTCCATGTTATCTGCGCTTCTGAAGATTTCTTCAATGGTCTGCCACTCTGCCTACTGCCTTACATACCCTGTTTTGCGGAATGGACATCAAATGGTCAGTGA
- the LOC123170942 gene encoding F-box protein At5g07610-like — protein MVQGEEEETPASVFPEDVLVEILSRVPYVSLFHFKCVSKQWLALCSDPDVRKRSPKTLSGFFYFNFGWHFQNLSGKDPPIVDPNLRFLRSSYKFFSIQQCSTSLLLCKCWRSRHPSQHSWNSVPNPGPRQCFKWPEAKEFDYVVCNPATQEWTVLPPIELPDHLSDYRLGKYFLSFDPATPSRFVVFVPLDTYYEYGLSAAMIYSSETGGWAFMQSQHNDSSAYWVSDSESTFLNGIMHFPSPYSIFVDNSHSGHEKECLGEIEMPPGMPNNYGRASIGQSHGRLHVWEEGRDGCQLSIWVLENYDSGQWTLKCNVNCFELFGRDCCKNDQYYSMFAIHPECDLIFLTDNKEKALSYDMDNQEVHIICATGDFLEGLPYTPSFAEWTSDGH, from the exons ATGGTG cagggggaggaggaggagaccccAGCGAGCGTCTTCCCGGAGGACGTTCTCGTCGAGATCCTGTCGCGGGTGCCCTACGTCTCGCTCTTCCACTTCAAGTGCGTGTCCAAACAATGGCTCGCCCTCTGCTCCGATCCCGATGTCCGCAAGAGGTCGCCCAAGACCTTGTCTGGCTTCTTCTACTTCAATTTCGGCTGGCATTTCCAGAATTTGTCCGGTAAAGATCCTCCCATCGTCGACCCCAATCTCCGGTTCCTACGCAGCAGCTATAAATTTTTCAGCATCCAACAGTGCAGCACCAGCCTTCTCCTTTGCAAATGCTGGAGATCCCGCCATCCTAGCCAACACAGTTGGAATTCTGTCCCGAATCCAGGGCCCAGGCAATGTTTCAAATGGCCTGAGGCTAAGGAGTTTGATTATGTTGTCTGCAATCCTGCAACTCAGGAGTGGACTGTGTTGCCTCCTATAGAATTGCCTGACCACCTTTCGGATTACCGCCTAGGCAAATACTTCTTGAGCTTTGACCCGGCCACCCCATCCCGCTTTGTGGTGTTTGTGCCCCTGGACACATATTATGAATATGGCCTGTCCGCGGCCATGATCTACTCATCGGAAACTGGAGGGTGGGCTTTCATGCAGAGTCAGCACAATGATAGCAGTGCATATTGGGTTAGTGATTCAGAAAGCACCTTCCTAAATGGCATTATGCATTTCCCTAGTCCCTACTCGATCTTCGTCGACAATAGTCATAGTGGACATGAAAAGGAATGCTTGGGGGAAATTGAAATGCCGCCTGGCATGCCAAACAACTATGGTCGTGCTTCCATTGGGCAGTCACATGGACGCCTGCATGTTTGGGAAGAGGGTCGAGATGGTTGCCAACTCTCTATTTGGGTTCTTGAGAATTATGATAGTGGACAGTGGACCCTAAAGTGTAATGTTAACTGCTTTGAACTGTTTGGAAGGGATTGTTGCAAAAACGATCAGTACTACTCGATGTTTGCAATTCATCCAGAATGTGATTTGATTTTCCTTACTGACAATAAGGAGAAGGCATTGTCATATGATATGGATAATCAGGAAGTGCATATTATCTGTGCTACTGGAGATTTCTTGGAAGGTCTGCCTTACACTCCGTCTTTTGCGGAATGGACATCAGATGGTCACTAA